The Sander lucioperca isolate FBNREF2018 chromosome 4, SLUC_FBN_1.2, whole genome shotgun sequence DNA segment GAGCCATGATATCCTTTTCCCCATCTTCGACCTGTGGTTGCCAGTGGGTTCTGGGGAAGCCAGCAAGGGAGCGGGCGGATCGACAAACCCTGCACTGATGGCCACGGTGTTTGCCGACTGGGGAGGAGGCAGGCTGGTGGGTGAGTCACTGGAGGTGGcttgtaaaaaataatttagcCAGTACTTAAAACCCTCCAGCTGGGGAACGAAGTGACTCACCCACGGTCTCTCTGACAACCACTGCCGCTGGATGGCGAGCTTCTCCAGGAGAGGAGGGTGCCGGTCAGGCTCTGAGCAAAGCAGACACTGCACAGTCCAGCCGAACTCCAACACCTTCTTCTTAAAAAGAAGCTTCCCCGCTGGGTCCATGATGGTTGGATTGTTCTGTTACATGGCAGGAGAAaataggacccaaatgcagagagcaggcaggcaggcaggggaaGGTTCAATCTGAGaatttattaacaaaaaaaacgGCAATACAAGGACTGGAAAAACTCTAAGGGAAAACTCACAAAAGCAGGGcaacggacacacacagacacaaaacaatccaacaagaggcaaagggaacacagaggttaaatacacgaggtaatgaacaaatgagggacaggtgatacgacaagtgaaacacatcagggcggggcagggtaATCAACAGAGGCAggaaacacagaaagtaaaactagacatgacaagacagaaaacagactatcaaaataaaacaggaaacagaacctAAACAgggaaatacacaacaaaatatacacagaccACAATACACAACCAAGGATAAATTTAcaagacagggaacagaaaaatacagaataaatatacaaaaacaggaaacatacagaaatcataatacaagcaacagaaaaatacaaaaccaggcaacagaaatgtccaaaccaTAACAAAACAGTTCAAAATGGCCAACTTCCAGTTGGGCAGAGCTGATGAAAGCAAATTGGAAATATGTCCATAAGGATGAgagcagtgcttaatttgtaaagtgggaggtcccagAGCGCagatgggggggaggggggtgtatCCGGCGAcaaaaacgggggttggaggtaacggaacaaaaacaaaagggtTAGAAAAAGTTATCCCTTATTAACTGTTTTTGTTCTCTGTAAACTGAGCGTCCGTCCATATTTGCCTTTGTTTGAGTGTCCCCGACAAATGTACCCTCTTCTTCGCCATCATAAGCTCACAATATTTTTCCCCTGGGTGAAACAAggctaacagcaatctcaaccaacACAAGTGcctgtgtcacttgaagtgcctcccctcctTCCGTCCACCTCCCCCCCCCCGTCTTAcccattgactgtaaatattaacagtctatggtcttaccctgaaaattcacctcaaaacacaTCAAAAATGCATACACAAGATTTTTGTGCAACTGTCAACACCAGACGGATCTTATGAAATGGTGTATTTATGACACgacaattcgtatgccattattggcgtgttatgaaGACGAATACTCGCTTTGTtggtgtttatcaacgccgtttggcctccattgacttacattaccttgcgtttgcgtgtgaattgacaaCGTAGCGAGTACTATGAAAGGGTGAaaaggttggtcggggtggaggatgaaacacaggactttcactcaggagaccggggatcgcgtcccgcgtgtgatgtttgttgttttccaaaTCCCAGCCGGTTCTTCTTTTCAACCCGCGTGACGTTAAAACCAACCGTAGTCTCATGATAACACGTAGCCTTGCGATTACACGCTATGTGGCTTCAGAAAGTGGcttgtatgtttacgctgtgaagttgcagactgccgttcgtgtttacagcgtagacatacacgctgatagctcaaaatgcgtgcagataacacgccacttggctttaggaaagtgccATGTTTatttacgtgaagtcatgatgccatgcacacacacacacacacacacacacacacacacacacacatacacactgtcgcaatagccactgctaatgcttgctcttgggggaactattggaattgttggggctttatagagagtggtctagacctactctatctgtaaagtgtctcgagataactcttgttatgatttgatacgaCTTGTATACGACTTTGATATGACTTTAAGGTCACTTTCACACTTGTAGTTCAGATCATTTGGTCCAGACAGGAGGAAATTTATCCAttgttgtcttgtcttgttagTTCTGATCCGTTTCGATAAATCCCTTTAGACACTGCCAGTGTCTGCAGTTTGTATCTTTTGTCCTCCTGTAAATCAGACAGCAGCTTCAGACCTGATTCTCCTGGATGACTGAAGTCCAGCATCAGTTCTCTGAGGTGTGAAGGGTTCGACTTCAGAGCCGAGGCCAGAGACTTACAGCAGCTCTCTGTGCAGTATGACAACCTGAGAGAGAAACACATTGGTTTAATACCACAGTaatatagagctgcaaagattaatcgtttagttgtcaacttttaaattaatcgcaaactattttgataatcgattagtaagtttgagtcatttttttaagacaaaagtaaaaattctttgatgtcagcttgttaaatgtgaatatgttatagtttcttctctcctttgggacaggaaactgaatatctttgagttgtggacaaaacaaaacatttgaggacgtttttgggaaacactgatccacatttttcacaattttctgacattttatagaacaaactaattgattaattgagaaaataataaacagattaatggactatgaaaataatcgttagttgcagccctacagtaATACAAACATCAGGTGTTAAAATCAATCCCTAGTCTTTATTATCTCTGGTGGTTTCATTTTATTGGGTCTTCCAATATCCAAACATCAGCCAGAAATCTGACTCAGCATTACAATTCAACAGATTAATTCTGTCATCAGCAGCAGCTTTTTCCTCATCAGGTCACAGGCTAAAATGAaacctttttctctcttttggaGATCTGGAGACCGTCAGATGATTTTATTACTCCACGTCTTGACTGCTGTAACCAGCTCGCCTGCAGCTACATCCAGATTTCTGTGTCATACCTACAGCGGCTAAGTCTGTAAGCTGTGAAGTTACGCCGTAGCTGCTGAGATATGTGTCTACATGTTGGGGCTACGGCGATGACAGAGTTACCACATGGGGAAAGCAACTGTGATTGGCAGCTTGTGTTTGTGAGTGAAGACAACATTGAAGAAGTTAAAGAATCTTCTTCTCCTTTACAGGAACAAACATTAACAAAGTGATGACACAGCAGACCTTCATCCCTTTGTAAAAATGAATGTATGTGAACACagtgcagtgtttcccacaggttgagaataTACTTGTGGTGGTTGAGGGCGCAGGATGTGACGGCGCGGCGTGTGATAGCTGAGTTCAGTTATAAACTAGTCAAATGaaggtgaaaacaatgactacatAACTTTATCCGATTAGAAAATTAGACTAAAATATGATACAGATGAAAATATTGCGACACTTTGCTGCATCTGACACTATTTCAGGGTAGTTATTAAGGCGGCACgttatgaggaaaatatgcgatatacCCCAAAGTTGTTGAATATCACCATAATGATATTACTTGTtataaataaacatgttaaaatgtactcagttctgcatttctactgctttcagtattctgctaaaatacaacaacttACTTGTTGAAGTTAAAACAAATGACAGGAAAGTGGAGCCATGATGTGCTTTGTcaattaaatcacttttttttagtaGCCTACAGTTAACCCAAGGcaagaccaccagcagcatgctactactaatGTAACGATAGCTTCTGAGCCTGAAGTGCAACGTTAACGCCGTCATGACTCATGCACACGGCGCAAGACTTCACTAGGGGAAGGGGCTGGGGGAAGCTGGTCTAGGTGTGCTAGAAAATACactgtttggaaaaaaaacttatCCTGATTTTATCTACCTGGGCAGTGCACCAAAGTAGAACGTAAtttatgtatgggaaacactgcagtGATTACTGTCGTCTCCTGTTGAGTAATGAGACAATAATGTTAGAAGTTACTTGATGTAACTCGAGTTCTATGAATCTGTGTGTGTAGCTCACTGTCGCTCTGCATCACACAGTGAATGAAAGAATGTAAACACAGTCACTGTGGGGAATATAAAGCATCACGTGGCCTGATCAGGAACAACAGATACTCCAAAATAGAAATAGATAGGTGATCAATGGGGGAAATTCTGACTGACAATGAAATGGTCTGAAATTAAAAGCTagataaattatattattaacaGAACAGGTGTCCAGGGAAGAAAGAATTACAGAAAACTGTCTGAGAAGTCTCACCTCAGTATCTCCAGTCTACACTGGGGTttcctcagccaatcagagagcagctTCACCCCCTGGTACTCCAGATAGTTGTGGCTCAGGTTGAGTTCTCTGAGATCAGAGGAGTTGCTGAGAGCAAAGGTCAAAGACCGGCAGCCAGCTGCTGTTAACCTGCAGTCGCTCAGGCTGGAAGGagacatttaaacacagttttcagatcagagtttgttttgtgttctaactttttatgaaagataatattcataaataaaaaataaataatataataaatgttGTAGCAACTATAATGTAGCTTTAGTGTTTCTTAATGTATTTGTTAACATTTGTAACTCCTCCTGTgtcgaatctttggtctgaactggtctTTAGTCTGTGATGTTGCATGTAGGTGACAGTTTCATTTGGTTCTATGTTGCTTCATGAATCTTTGAGGTGTTAAAACTAAttagaaaatattaataatcaGACCTGACTCACACATGTTGAACATCAGTAATGGGACATCTTCAGAAGTACGGTCAACAGGAGAGTTTTAGCCAGCTGGACACTAATTTAGATGTTAaatgtccccagagtcagatagtattatgtatattttgttttatttgtattattgtcCAGTTTAGTTTAGTTGCAGCAtgtgtttagcttagcttagcacaaagaataGTAGCAGCCCCATTAAAAGTGAAGTATTCCACCTTTCAACATGTTGAATCTTGTTAGCTCCATGTAACATGTACATCAGACAGACTTAGAGGTGTTGGAGGAGAGTTTTTCTCTTTTGATGGAGCTGTGCTAacagtttccccctgcttctagtctttatgctaagctaggagCTATCTCCGCACAAAGTTAAAACTGATATCCAACGTGAAACATCCGACTGAGAAAAATAGAGAATGATTAAAGATGGTAAATGTACTACTGTATTATCACGACATGATATAAGATATCTGAAGGGAATCTTTCATCTATGTTCACTGTAACATGAAAGAAAACTACGCCCAGTTTATGTGTCACAAATTCAACAttacttgtattattattattatactgtgCTTCTGGATGTTCTTACCAGAGTCTTTGAAGTTTGCAGTTGGGACTTTTTAGACCATCAGAGAGCAGCTCCACTCCAGAGTCCAGCAGTTTGTTTCCACTCAGGTCTAACTCCTCCAGACCAGAAGACTTCGAGCTGAGAACTGATGAAATGTTTTTACAACATCTGTCGGTGAGGTCACAGTAACTTAACCtgaagttaaaaacaaaatgactgTTAACATTTTGCAAACACTTCCCTCTGTTCTCTACACTTAAACACAACCAGAGAGCTGCAGAGCTGTTGGGTTTCTCGAGGTTGAATACTTATGAAGCTTTCTTTGATGCTTTGagcactggcagcagcctctcCAGAACTTCATCTGATCCTTCATGCAGGCAAGCGGGGTTAAGACCGCAAACAAAGAGAGGCGGGCTAACGTTAGGCTAAGGCTAACTTCTTATCGGCTATCACTTCGCAGCATTTTCCTCGTCAATGTACGGTCTTTAGCAAACAAAATTGATGATCCTCAGCTGCAGATCACCACTCCTAAATGTATTATGGACTGCAACATCATGATTTTCATGTAAACATAACAACAGCGCTGTGCAACAGCATCTGTGAATGATGAGTGTGACGCTACAAAAGAGAGACACACGAGTGTAGATGACGTTACCTACCCACGTAGTAACTAATCATattccctctcacacacattggCCAAATCTGGCAGActcactctctcctccttttcaacataaaataaaaaaaaataaaaagtcataaaatttgCAGGTCGCACAAGTGGGAGTAGTTTTAAAAATGACTTGCTCCGTCTCAAAAAATGGTcggtcgcagtctggagccctgcccTCTAAGAACATATCTGGAACGACATGTCGACAATGAAATTGTGTTAAAACTAAttagaaaatattaataattagaCCTGACTTAGACATGTTGAACATCAGAATTGGGACATTTTCAGGTGTATGGTCAACAGGAGAGTTTTAGCCATTCAACATGTTGAATCTTGTTAGCTACATGTTACATGTACATCAGACAGACTTGGAGGTGTTGGAGGTGAGTTTTTCTCTTTTGATGGAGCTGTGCTAacagtttccccctgcttctagtctttgtgctaagctaggagCTATCTCTGGACAAAGTTAAAACTGATAACCACCTGAAACATCTGACtctgaggaaaacaaaacgattAAAGATGTTAAATGTACATTATcactagaggtgtgaatcttcactgatctcccgagtCGATTACAATTATCATGTCTTTgattcgattcgatatcacaatgcatcacgatgcgtcaaatacatttttctattaaagccatataggatatttaattcatagcttttcaagctcaaaaagcaaaacattctgcagtgctctaatactaaataaattggatacataaaactacagcactgagcacatggcacttcctgaatgtgcaaaaacataacagaatatgtaaacagaaatgttgttaggcctacattaaattgtaaacagaaataatcgattatggcccggttGATTAttgatgcagcatcgtccatgtccatgcatcaattatttgattaatttcaaacCTCTAATTATCACCACATGATAAGATATCTgataggggtggaacggtacacagaagtcacggttcggttcatacttcggttcagacatcacgatTCGGTAcgagttcggtacaatggaaaagcaaaacaaaaatgcagaaggcaatttgtttttattgtgcatgtctcaggctgtaccacctagtgccatacagtctctcccctgagctagctgcaacagcctgaagtgtgtgaagtaagatgtaaacagtaaacaataagtacctCACATCATCTctagactccatctggaacttgtaaacaaaataagacaatcagctataaaactgaaaatacagcatctcttatttatgaaagtgcaaattacatagaataataacaaaacaaaaatatgtggATGGGATGGCATGTTGTAATGAGATTCGAGTACATAAAGCAAATACTTGAAGCCCTATTTCTATTTGTATCTAAAGGCTGGTTAAGAACTGTAGGGAGGAGaagttggaatttttttttgtctcggTCCAGTGATTGGTACTTCTGGGTGATGGTGTCGGatatgcgttagcatgttagatgtatttccactcaCATACCCAACAACTGCTTAACAACGCCGACACAGTCCTCatcttatccaccactctctcgcctgAACTACTGTAACTGACCCGAAGACCGAAGTTTTCGAGGTGGGGACGGCACCAGGTGAGATGGCATGAGACGAGAGGGCTTGACATGGaaggctccaggctgcagccatacagtctcgaagttttcccaaacttgcgatcttaaagaggccggcgggtcctctaactcttgtgggtTGCCACCACCAGCCATACTCGTCCTTAGTGCTGCTATCTTGgactcactcactggaccgTCGACCTGACAAAAAACTGAATGTAGGCGGAGCTCGACTAGCTTCATAACTAAGGCaaggctacagattaggtgtacCTAGAACCCGcatatctaacagtagttccgcattacattagttctgcattacattcattaatttgcatgcaagttttatttacttttataccgtgtattctccgtgtaaattcatgcaccGAACCGTGATGCCcataccgtttcggttcaatacaaatacatgtaccgttccacccctaatatcTGAAGGGAATGTTTCATCTATGTTCACTGTAACATGAAAGAAAAGTAAACTACTCCCAGTTTAAGTGCCCCAAAGTCCACATTGTATTATCAATCACCTCATACATACTGTGCATCTGGATGTTCTTACCTGAGTCTCTGAAGTTTGCAGTTGGGACTTTTTAGACCATCAGAGAGCAGCTTCACTCCAGAGTCCAGCAGATAGTTTTCACTCAGGTCTAACTCCTCCAGACCAGAAGACTTTGAGCTGAGAACTGATGAAATGTTCTCACAACATCTGTAGGTGAGGATACAGCTACTTAACCtgaagttaaaaacaaaatgactgTTAACATTTTGCAAATACTTCCCTCTGTTCTCTACACTTAAACACAACCGGAGAGCTGCAGAGCTGTTGGGTTTCTTGAGGTTGAATACTTACAAAGCTTTCTTTGATGCTTTgaacactggcagcagcctctcCAGAACTTTATCTGATCTTtcgtatttcttcaggtcaaagaCATCCAGGTCTTCATTGGAAACGAGCAGCTGAAAGGCCAGAGCTGACCAATGTTCAGGTAAGAGTTTACCAAAATGTCCTGAGCTCTGGTACTTTTGGACTTGCTCTACCAGAGACTGGTCACCCAACTCATTTAAACAGTTAAACAGGTTGATGCTCTTGTCACTGTTGGACAGTTTCTTGATCTTCTCATGAATGAACTTGATTGTCTCCTGGTTGCTCTGTGGACGTCTTTCTTTGAATCCAACTCGTTTCTGAAGAAGCTCCTGATTTTTATCCTGTGACAGACCGAGCAGGAAGCGCAGGAACAAGTCCCATTGTCCATTATCGCTGAACAAAGCCATATCCACTGCGTTCtggtggaggaggaagatggGATGTTCTCCTTTCTCTGATGGCACTTTCACACTTGTCTGGCTGGAAAGCAGATTTTCTCCACTATCTAAGAAAGTCTCTAACACATACAGAGctgccagaaactcctgaacacttaAATGAATGAAGGAGTAAATCTCTTGTTTGTGAAGACCAGATTCTTTTCTTATGATCTGTGTACAAACTCCTGAATTAACTGCAGCTTGTTTCAGATCAATTCCACAACTTTTAAACTCGTTTTCATAGAAGCTTATGTTTCGCTTCTTAAGCTGTTCAAATGCCAGCTTTCCCAATTTCATGATCACATCTTTGTCTGTTTCACCTTCCTGATATTCTTTCAGCTttgtctggatgatcaggaaGTGTGTGTACATTTCAGTCACAGTCTTGGGCAACTCCgcttcttctgtttctcttaGGAGACTCTGGAGAGCTGTGGCTGAAATCCaacagaagactgggatgtggcacatgatgtacAGACTTCTTTGCGTCTTTGACTGAAGATGATCGGAGATCTTCTGAGCCATTTCCTTGTCACTAACTTTCTTCTgaaagtactcctccttctgctcATCATTAAAGCCTCGTACCTCGGTCACCCTGTGGAAGATCTCCGGAGGAATCTTAGTGGCTGCAGCTGGTCTACTTGTGATCCAGACTGAGGCTTTGTGCAGCAGTTTCCCTGAGATTAAGTTGGTCAGCAGGACGTCTAATGTTGTGGTCTTTGTAACATCGCGGCACATCTCATTGTTGTTGAAGTCCAGAGGTAATTGGCTTTCATCCAGGCCATCAAAGATGAACAAAACACTTGATTCACTGTAGTCTGACTTTTCCAAATCCTTCACTTCTTCAAAATAGTGACCTATTAACGTCAGAAGACTCCAATCCTTATCTTTTATCAAGTTTAAGTCTCTGAATGTGAATGGAAATATGAAATCAGTAGTTTGGTTGGCTTTTCCTGTTGCCCAGTCGTGAGTGAACTTCTGCACAGCGACAGATTTTCCAATGCCAGCGATTCCCTTCGTCAGAACTCTCTGAGGAGGGTTTTCTTCATTTGATAAAGGTTGAAGAATGGCATTGACCTGGATTTTCTTCTCCTCACTCAAACTCCTTTTGCATTCCAAGTTAACCACTTCATGTTCACTATTAACCTCCCCACTGCCTCCTCGTCTGATGTAAAGCTCCGTATAGATCTTGTGTAAAGGAGTCGATTCCTCTTCCTTTATTCCTTGTGACAGATCCTTTGTTGTATATTCAAGGTAAGATTTTAAGTTATCTCGGCACCGTTGAATGTTTGCTGAAAGATGAATGAAATCATAGTTACATTATTTTCACGTACTCTTCCACGTtagcaaatacagtatgtatgtccAAGTGTGCCTTGGTATTTTCATATCCATGTCCAGATTTACTTGGACGGATATCTGGTCCATATAAGTGCAAGTAACCCTAAATAACATCATTCATTTTAGATGATTACACCAACAAGATGCTCAGATGCTGGAAGGCTAACAAGATTTATGTTAGCAAACAAAACATGTGAAGTATAAGATGGACAGAcaacagagaagaaaaacattttagctTCAACAATGTAATCTCCACAAAACCTTATAATAATTCAGTCTAGTTATATTTTCATTGCAGAATTAAGGTGACgttttttgttgccatttgaTTGTAAAAAATCTGTTAACAAACACAATACCTTTGTTTTTGGGAGAAGCAGCTTTCGTCTCGTCTGTCCTGTCAGGAGACGAGgctgaaacacaaacatgttacattttaatccggtacatatttaaacataaatgtgttttatttgatttataaaTTCAGGGGAAACATTTACCACATGTGTTGTTGACATTAAGCGTTATATTCCCTCCCACATTAAAATCTGTAAACTGAGGTATGCTGACAACAGCTCCATGCTGGGCGGTGACTGCTGGTCTTCCTGCGCCCCTCTGAGTTTCAGCTGATTGAGAATAGACAAAATAATCAGGAACCACAACTCATCAACTCATCAACTGCTATAAAGAGGTTCAGAGGTTCAGTTTTGTTAGAGCTGATTTGGCAAAGACCTGAAAGATCAAGAACAAATAAAGCTTGGTAGAAATAAACGTTGCTTTGCATACGAGGTTCCCAGCCCcttcgggcttggacccctaaaaatCAAAATGAGAAGCAGAGCTGTCAGCTGAAGGATAAGGTGGTGAGGGAAGCTGACGGACAGTTTTTTACTTCTAATCTCTACTCAGATGTTTACAAGTTGCTTTTAGGTTTGAGGGAGGACAAACAATCTAAGATGGGTACCACGTATCTTCCATCATAGTTTGGGTTGGTTGGATTTAGGTACGAGGAGTCAGATTGAatagggttaggaaaagaatatCAAGggaagccaatcagaggcagagtaaggtGGTCATGCTTTTGCCATCCTGAGTAAGAAAACATTACCAACTGTATTCTGTAAATAAAAGACACAAAGGCCCAAGataatcttttatttcctcACTGCTGAAGCTCCAGAAAGTCATCTGAAGTGTGAGCCATAACATGGCCGCTGTATGACAGCTGTATTGAGTAAAATTGAAGTGCGTTTGTTTCATCAGAGGCTGGTGTGTATACAGCCTGTGAGCCATCATCTTACCACGCTGTGATGTTTCTGGATCCTCAGGCCGGCTAAAGCTAAAGCTTGGTAGAAATAAACATTGCCTTGAATACCCGGTTCCCAgccccctcgggcttggaccccctAAAAATCTAAATAAGAAACAGAGCTGTCAGCTGAAGGATAAGGTGGTAAGGGAGGCTGATGGACAGTTTTCTGCTTCCAATCGCTACTCAGATGTTTACAAGTTGTTTTTAGGTTTGAGGGAGGACAAACAATCTAAGATGAGTA contains these protein-coding regions:
- the LOC116050925 gene encoding NACHT, LRR and PYD domains-containing protein 12-like — translated: MGNFFSRPEDPETSQRAETQRGAGRPAVTAQHGAVVSIPQFTDFNVGGNITLNVNNTCASSPDRTDETKAASPKNKANIQRCRDNLKSYLEYTTKDLSQGIKEEESTPLHKIYTELYIRRGGSGEVNSEHEVVNLECKRSLSEEKKIQVNAILQPLSNEENPPQRVLTKGIAGIGKSVAVQKFTHDWATGKANQTTDFIFPFTFRDLNLIKDKDWSLLTLIGHYFEEVKDLEKSDYSESSVLFIFDGLDESQLPLDFNNNEMCRDVTKTTTLDVLLTNLISGKLLHKASVWITSRPAAATKIPPEIFHRVTEVRGFNDEQKEEYFQKKVSDKEMAQKISDHLQSKTQRSLYIMCHIPVFCWISATALQSLLRETEEAELPKTVTEMYTHFLIIQTKLKEYQEGETDKDVIMKLGKLAFEQLKKRNISFYENEFKSCGIDLKQAAVNSGVCTQIIRKESGLHKQEIYSFIHLSVQEFLAALYVLETFLDSGENLLSSQTSVKVPSEKGEHPIFLLHQNAVDMALFSDNGQWDLFLRFLLGLSQDKNQELLQKRVGFKERRPQSNQETIKFIHEKIKKLSNSDKSINLFNCLNELGDQSLVEQVQKYQSSGHFGKLLPEHWSALAFQLLVSNEDLDVFDLKKYERSDKVLERLLPVFKASKKALLSSCILTYRCCENISSVLSSKSSGLEELDLSENYLLDSGVKLLSDGLKSPNCKLQRLRLSYCDLTDRCCKNISSVLSSKSSGLEELDLSGNKLLDSGVELLSDGLKSPNCKLQRLCLSDCRLTAAGCRSLTFALSNSSDLRELNLSHNYLEYQGVKLLSDWLRKPQCRLEILSLRSCRLTAASCRSLSSALRDSSDLRELDLSENNLEDQGVKLLSDWLRKPQCRLEILRLSYCTESCCESLASALKSNPLYLRELMLDFSDPGESGLKLLSDIQEDKRYKLQTLMVSK